A stretch of Triticum aestivum cultivar Chinese Spring chromosome 1D, IWGSC CS RefSeq v2.1, whole genome shotgun sequence DNA encodes these proteins:
- the LOC123164556 gene encoding uncharacterized protein isoform X1 yields MLDYIFHKLANRIVGKQREAEKWTGRLCPKIQKKLDKYVEWAKNCRVKEYGKGVFQVMSLNNTYVVDLNMNSSECKRWELSAIPCHHAIACFRHERIEPKSMVHECYTVENYKDCNGWNLMPISDMKKWEKMHGIPVFPPIYTKVMGRPKKNRKKEPEEKQDKNGLKKISKHGVTMHYSICGAAAHNKKGHHNHLNEKPRPVPAEEAEEEEDYADQSITANIMPHRVIPQLDPTQRPDCMVYKMQEKVTYQIPHIYLLPPNFLQCSHIKCMCQEKFTYPTVRDFGPLPESTFIANARDSIPVARVTTAMASGMVRRNADAAAESSARKRQARGGTRAPRGGRSAGRGGATAPIGGRSARRGGTNAARGGRNVGRGETHSTTGGTDSGTGGTNAPRGARAAAPGFYNLLFVNDGGSAHQAPQFMQAEEEVLVSQNAPNVLYEDGWPNDLHDFLSL; encoded by the exons ATGTTGGACTATATTTTCCACAAGCTAGCTAACAGGATAGTTGGGAAGCAGAGAGAAGCTGAGAAGTGGACTGGTAGACTATGCCCCAAAATTCAGAAGAAATTAGACAAATATGTTGAGTGGGCAAAGAACTGCAGGGTAAAAGAATATGGCAAAGGTGTATTTCAGGTTATGTCTCTGAACAACACATATGTTGTGGATCTCAACATGAATAGCTCTGAGTGTAAGAGATGGGAGCTATCTGCCATACCTTGCCATCATGCTATTGCATGTTTCAGGCACGAGAGGATTGAACCAAAGAGCATGGTTCATGAGTGCTATACAGTGGAAAACTACAAGGATTGCAATGGATGGAACCTGATGCCTATAAGTGACATGAAGAAGTGGGAAAAGATGCATGGTATCCCTGTCTTCCCACCTATATACACAAAAGTCATGGGTAGGccaaagaaaaatagaaagaaagagCCAGAAGAGAAACAAGATAAGAATGGACTGAAGAAAATTTCCAAACATGGTGTTACAATGCACTATTCTATATGTGGAGCTGCTGCCCATAACAAGAAGGGACACCACAATCACCTAAATGAAAAACCAAGACCAGTAccggcagaggaggcagaggaggaagaagattatGCTGATCAAAGCATCACTGCT AACATTATGCCACACAGAGTAATTCCTCAATTGGACCCAACACAAAGGCCAGATTGTATGGTGTACAAGATGCAGGAAAAGGTAACTTATCAAATTCCACATATTTATTTATTGCCACCTAATTTCTTGCAATGTTCTCACATAAAATGCATGTGCCAGGAGAAGTTCACATACCCAACAGTTAGAGACTTTGGTCCACTTCCAGAATCTACCTTCATTGCAAATGCAAGAGACTCAATCCCAGTAGCAAGAGTGACAACAGCAATGGCAAGTGGCATGGTCAGAAGAAATGCAGATGCAGCAGCAGAATCTAGTGCCAGGAAAAGGCAGGCTAGAGGAGGGACTAGAGCTCCAAGAGGAGGGAGGAGTGCTGGAAGAGGAGGAGCTACAGCTCCAATAGGAGGGAGGAGTGCTAGAAGAGGAGGAACAAATGCTGCAAGAGGAGGGAGAAATGTTGGAAGGGGTGAAACTCATTCTACCACAGGAGGAACAGATTCTGGCACTGGAGGAACAAATGCTCCAAGAGGAGCTAGAGCTGCTGCCCCTGGCTTCTACAATCTGTTGTTTGTAAATGATGGAGGGAGTGCACATCAAGCGCCACAATTCATGCAAGCAGAGGAGGAAGTTCTTGTTAGCCAGAATGCACCAAATGTTCTCTACGAGGATGGCTGGCCTAatgatcttcatgattttctttcaCTTTAG
- the LOC123164556 gene encoding uncharacterized protein isoform X2 codes for MLDYIFHKLANRIVGKQREAEKWTGRLCPKIQKKLDKYVEWAKNCRVKEYGKGVFQVMSLNNTYVVDLNMNSSECKRWELSAIPCHHAIACFRHERIEPKSMVHECYTVENYKDCNGWNLMPISDMKKWEKMHGIPVFPPIYTKVMGRPKKNRKKEPEEKQDKNGLKKISKHGVTMHYSICGAAAHNKKGHHNHLNEKPRPVPAEEAEEEEDYADQSITANIMPHRVIPQLDPTQRPDCMVYKMQEKEKFTYPTVRDFGPLPESTFIANARDSIPVARVTTAMASGMVRRNADAAAESSARKRQARGGTRAPRGGRSAGRGGATAPIGGRSARRGGTNAARGGRNVGRGETHSTTGGTDSGTGGTNAPRGARAAAPGFYNLLFVNDGGSAHQAPQFMQAEEEVLVSQNAPNVLYEDGWPNDLHDFLSL; via the exons ATGTTGGACTATATTTTCCACAAGCTAGCTAACAGGATAGTTGGGAAGCAGAGAGAAGCTGAGAAGTGGACTGGTAGACTATGCCCCAAAATTCAGAAGAAATTAGACAAATATGTTGAGTGGGCAAAGAACTGCAGGGTAAAAGAATATGGCAAAGGTGTATTTCAGGTTATGTCTCTGAACAACACATATGTTGTGGATCTCAACATGAATAGCTCTGAGTGTAAGAGATGGGAGCTATCTGCCATACCTTGCCATCATGCTATTGCATGTTTCAGGCACGAGAGGATTGAACCAAAGAGCATGGTTCATGAGTGCTATACAGTGGAAAACTACAAGGATTGCAATGGATGGAACCTGATGCCTATAAGTGACATGAAGAAGTGGGAAAAGATGCATGGTATCCCTGTCTTCCCACCTATATACACAAAAGTCATGGGTAGGccaaagaaaaatagaaagaaagagCCAGAAGAGAAACAAGATAAGAATGGACTGAAGAAAATTTCCAAACATGGTGTTACAATGCACTATTCTATATGTGGAGCTGCTGCCCATAACAAGAAGGGACACCACAATCACCTAAATGAAAAACCAAGACCAGTAccggcagaggaggcagaggaggaagaagattatGCTGATCAAAGCATCACTGCT AACATTATGCCACACAGAGTAATTCCTCAATTGGACCCAACACAAAGGCCAGATTGTATGGTGTACAAGATGCAGGAAAAG GAGAAGTTCACATACCCAACAGTTAGAGACTTTGGTCCACTTCCAGAATCTACCTTCATTGCAAATGCAAGAGACTCAATCCCAGTAGCAAGAGTGACAACAGCAATGGCAAGTGGCATGGTCAGAAGAAATGCAGATGCAGCAGCAGAATCTAGTGCCAGGAAAAGGCAGGCTAGAGGAGGGACTAGAGCTCCAAGAGGAGGGAGGAGTGCTGGAAGAGGAGGAGCTACAGCTCCAATAGGAGGGAGGAGTGCTAGAAGAGGAGGAACAAATGCTGCAAGAGGAGGGAGAAATGTTGGAAGGGGTGAAACTCATTCTACCACAGGAGGAACAGATTCTGGCACTGGAGGAACAAATGCTCCAAGAGGAGCTAGAGCTGCTGCCCCTGGCTTCTACAATCTGTTGTTTGTAAATGATGGAGGGAGTGCACATCAAGCGCCACAATTCATGCAAGCAGAGGAGGAAGTTCTTGTTAGCCAGAATGCACCAAATGTTCTCTACGAGGATGGCTGGCCTAatgatcttcatgattttctttcaCTTTAG